The genomic window ACAAGACCGTTTATCATCAGGTCACATAGGATCACATATAACAATAGAGAATCAAGTCATTTTCTCTTGCTCATGGGCATTGGCAACTTTAACTTCGATTTGATGCAAATAGCATCATCAAGGCAGGAGTAGTCATTTTCTGATCGTGACAATAGTAGACTAGTAGTGCTTGTACTCCTCCTATACTACTAGTGCATGCAGTAGTATATGGCAGGCAGTAGTATAGTAcggagtactactagtactgtacTAGTAGTGCATGCGCAAAGAGTTAATCCGTGGGGctcgtgggacccatgtgggagGAGAGATGGGTGGTTTATCGATGTAAttggattaaaaaataatacctaGTTTAAAAGATATACTAcctcctttttaatatatgacatatTTGACTTTTTGTGTCCATtcgatttattaaaaaaaattaggtaactataatttattttgttgtaagttgttttatcactaaaagtacactaaaagtactttaagcatgatttatgttttatacatttgcataaatttttttaataagacaaatgatgtTAAAAATtaacgacgtcatctattagGGAGTAAGTTTTTTTAGCTGCGCTGATATCCTTTATAACTAAACAGCATGCATCACCTTGTCTAATCACGAACCAGTCGCGCTATAAGACTAATATAAGTGCGCGCACAATAATTAGATTTTACCgtaacaattatatatatattaaactcCTATGTTTGGTACAGCATCAATACAGAAACCGATCGCCCCCGTCACCGTTGTGCGCTGAAGGAAAAATCAGAATCGGCGATGTCGGCCGACGAGGATGCCATCCAACTCCTGTCCGGCGGGTCGTCTAGCAGCTGGCGagacgcagccgccgccggcaccgggtACATGTCCTCCTCCGGTGCCGGTGGTGAGGCCACCGTGATTGGGCTCGGCGGGTCGTCCGACCTTGCCCTGTGATCCTGCAGCAGGTGCACCGGCGACGCGGACCggctcgacgccggcgtcgcgAAGTCGACGCTCATCTGCGCCAGGAACGCGTCGGCGTCCCGgaccttcttcttctccatcgcCTTCTTCCTCCAGTTCATCAGCGCCTTCATCGTTTGCTCCTCGAAGATTGTCTTCTTCATGTTCGATCCCATCTGCAAGTGATGGCCAAAACACATACCAACACAAAGGGCATCTCATGGGTTCAATATTGTGGAAATAAAGAAAAGACATTTTATGGGGACTGGTAGTGAAACTGAAAtttcgaaacaaaaaaaaggttttggactgattttgaacaaattttgcaaaattccaaaaaaaacccCCTCATTTTCTTAATAGATGATGCTGTTAACTTTTggacacatgtttgaccattatcttattaaaagaattgtacaaatacaaaatataaattatttaaaaagtacttttaatgataaaacaactcaaatgataattacataaatatttttaataagataaatggtcaaaacGTGTGTCTAAAAATTAACAGAAAAAAGTCATCAATTAAGAAACGGCTAATAGAATTTGTGAATGGCTTGTTCACCTGTGTGACGAGCGCGTAGAGCGGGAAGGTGATGTAGCTGCATAGCACCTGAAGAGAGATCCCCACAATGACTTCCACGATGCTCAGCCAAATATTTTCATGGAAGCATTTCTTCAGACCAGGTGTTGCCTGTCACACACAAAACAACCAGATCGATGAACAAGCTGTGTCATTTTTTGTCTCATTAGTCAGTGCATGCATCACACTTAATTTGCTTAAGAACTGATAATGGCAACAACTAAGCAAGTAGCATACACACCATAGTCCATACGAAATGCGCCATCTGAAATGCGTTCTGGTGATGATCGATCCGTCGTCCCATCGATCAGTAGCCACAAATGGATGGATGCTATGTTAGTTAATTAGGTGTTAATTGTGAAAGATAAAGTACTATTTGTAGTTGAGCAGCAAGGTTTAGGTTTTAAACATGTACATGGAAGAGTGTCAGGTGTATGAAGAACAAGACCCAGTCAGGGCGGTTGAACCAGAAGTACTTGTTGTTTGGTTCAACCACAGGTGCTCCCTGGATCACAGTGGCCCTGTCCTGTATCTCTTGGGCCATCTCCATGATCACCATCTCTAGCTTGGTCCCAACTAACAAGACGATCTGAGACAACGGTGGCATTCACATGAATGTTTGTTCATTAGGTATATGATCATATTAATTTTCATGATAAATTAaagcataattaattatgttaaCTGTTTCTTTGGACAGGGAAATTTCGCTCTTACGATGAGAGGAACAAAAGAGATCCAAATAAGTGTGCCAAGACCTACACGCGgggaaaaagttgaaaaaaaatcgatggtgATTATAAGACCAATTCAGAACAAGGTTTTGAGAGTAAAAAACAGAATGAAATAGGACAAGGACTACCGTGGATATCGAGGAAGAGTACAAGGATTCCGACGAACCACAGAGGGAGGCTGCAAAACCAGCCAAA from Oryza glaberrima chromosome 6, OglaRS2, whole genome shotgun sequence includes these protein-coding regions:
- the LOC127777330 gene encoding MLO protein homolog 1; amino-acid sequence: MAGGRSGSRELPETPTWAVAVVCAVLVLVSVAMEHGLHNLSHWFRRRQKKAMGDALDKIKAELMLLGFISLLLTVAQAPISKICIPKSAANILLPCKAGQDAIEEEAASGRRSLAGAGGGDYCSKFDGKVALMSAKSMHQLHIFIFVLAVFHVTYCIITMGLGRLKMKKWKKWESETNSLEYQFAIDPSRFRFTHQTSFVKRHLGSFSSTPGLRWIVAFFRQFFGSVTKVDYLTMRQGFINAHLSQNSKFDFHKYIKRSLEDDFKVVVGISLPLWFVGILVLFLDIHGLGTLIWISFVPLIIVLLVGTKLEMVIMEMAQEIQDRATVIQGAPVVEPNNKYFWFNRPDWVLFFIHLTLFHNAFQMAHFVWTMATPGLKKCFHENIWLSIVEVIVGISLQVLCSYITFPLYALVTQMGSNMKKTIFEEQTMKALMNWRKKAMEKKKVRDADAFLAQMSVDFATPASSRSASPVHLLQDHRARSDDPPSPITVASPPAPEEDMYPVPAAAASRQLLDDPPDRSWMASSSADIADSDFSFSAQR